The following proteins come from a genomic window of Nautilia profundicola AmH:
- a CDS encoding amino acid permease, whose translation MKLSLTQGIATIVITLLGSGVFIVPALSATYSGWAALVLWFVIALMILPVAFVFGKLGIMYPSAGGSATFVKEAFGEKMGFATKLLYLSIIPIGPPVVIITAASYLASAFGSEYLIEFIFLASGIILILNLMSLTVSSNINIAVAVTIITIISTFFTVSLFQNFHISAHEFHIIKTLGIIFWCFVGIEAMSHISHEFKNENDFFKAVVIGIIIVAFMYMAVTFSLLVFNAYGNESKNLHSLVSVASHIMPYADKIMAVVAFIICIMALNLYVASLTRLFTTLNIGFKKALFVIMGIILAVSVLKFMFNFKVDLLITYSNGVFVLIYFLVSLSALKILKTKTALLAVVTMGVIIAILGFDMVYALIMLGVFYMLKKEV comes from the coding sequence GTGAAACTTTCTTTAACTCAGGGAATTGCCACTATCGTAATTACGCTTCTTGGAAGCGGCGTGTTTATCGTACCGGCTCTTAGTGCGACATACAGCGGATGGGCCGCACTTGTTTTATGGTTTGTAATAGCCCTAATGATACTGCCTGTTGCGTTTGTATTCGGAAAACTCGGTATTATGTACCCGAGTGCCGGAGGGAGTGCGACGTTTGTAAAAGAGGCTTTCGGTGAAAAAATGGGATTTGCCACAAAACTTCTATACCTTTCAATCATCCCCATAGGTCCTCCGGTTGTAATAATTACGGCCGCTTCATACCTTGCGAGTGCGTTTGGAAGTGAATACCTGATTGAATTTATATTTTTGGCAAGCGGAATTATTCTGATTTTAAACCTGATGAGCCTCACAGTTTCATCAAACATAAACATTGCCGTGGCTGTTACCATAATTACGATAATTTCGACTTTTTTTACCGTTTCACTTTTTCAGAACTTCCATATAAGCGCACATGAATTTCATATAATAAAAACCCTCGGGATAATATTCTGGTGCTTTGTGGGGATTGAAGCGATGAGTCATATTTCACATGAGTTTAAAAACGAAAACGACTTTTTCAAAGCGGTTGTAATCGGGATAATAATCGTTGCGTTTATGTATATGGCGGTTACGTTTTCGCTTCTTGTATTTAACGCATACGGGAATGAAAGCAAAAACCTCCATTCTCTTGTAAGCGTAGCGTCACACATAATGCCTTACGCCGATAAAATTATGGCGGTGGTGGCGTTTATCATATGTATAATGGCTCTGAATTTATACGTTGCATCCCTTACGCGTCTTTTTACGACTCTGAATATCGGGTTTAAAAAGGCTCTTTTTGTTATTATGGGGATTATTTTGGCGGTTAGTGTATTAAAATTTATGTTCAATTTTAAAGTAGATCTTTTAATAACATATTCAAACGGCGTGTTTGTTTTGATCTATTTTTTAGTGTCCCTCTCAGCTCTTAAAATACTCAAAACCAAAACAGCCCTTTTGGCGGTTGTTACAATGGGTGTGATTATTGCGATTTTGGGATTTGATATGGTGTATGCATTAATTATGCTTGGAGTTTTTTATATGCTAAAAAAAGAGGTTTAA
- a CDS encoding helix-turn-helix domain-containing protein, with protein sequence MTLGEKIKFFRENKGLNLSELASRAGVAKSTLFKIEENKTNPTINTIWAIAEVLGVPFGELVGEGEIKGEGVSVVLIEKTDEFESYKMNLKTSAEYIAKPHFAGAVERIYVLKGDVKVGSVDDIHTLHSGETVEFEADKTHIYSALTPSTLIVTIYYPKEKYFKEDVFVDVFDEEVYERLNNLIKKGVGIIRVIAKHDKFDAENVVKNEHGIFIYGDINVKFDEAVSIREFERREILKNFSEENVYAAYLALIGEVERAKEFSEKLKVKNEK encoded by the coding sequence ATGACGCTTGGAGAGAAAATAAAATTTTTTAGAGAAAACAAAGGGCTTAATTTAAGCGAGCTTGCAAGCCGTGCCGGGGTTGCAAAGTCCACACTTTTTAAAATAGAAGAAAATAAAACCAACCCGACAATAAATACCATCTGGGCAATTGCAGAGGTTTTGGGGGTTCCTTTTGGAGAGCTTGTGGGAGAAGGTGAAATTAAGGGTGAAGGTGTAAGTGTAGTTTTGATAGAAAAGACTGATGAATTTGAAAGCTATAAAATGAATCTCAAAACCAGTGCCGAATATATAGCAAAGCCGCATTTTGCGGGGGCGGTTGAGAGGATATATGTTTTAAAAGGAGATGTGAAAGTAGGAAGTGTTGATGATATTCACACCCTGCATTCAGGAGAAACAGTGGAATTTGAAGCCGATAAAACGCATATTTATTCGGCCCTTACTCCTTCAACCCTTATCGTTACGATTTATTATCCAAAAGAGAAATATTTTAAAGAAGATGTGTTTGTGGATGTTTTTGATGAGGAAGTATATGAGAGGCTGAATAATTTAATAAAAAAAGGTGTCGGAATTATCAGGGTTATTGCAAAGCATGACAAGTTTGACGCCGAAAACGTGGTAAAAAACGAACACGGCATTTTTATATACGGCGATATAAATGTTAAATTTGACGAAGCTGTGAGTATAAGGGAGTTTGAGAGAAGGGAAATTTTAAAAAACTTCAGTGAAGAGAATGTTTATGCGGCGTATCTGGCTCTTATAGGGGAAGTGGAAAGGGCGAAGGAGTTTAGTGAAAAGTTAAAAGTGAAAAATGAAAAGTGA
- a CDS encoding DMT family transporter, which yields MENGKFRKNSEKLINISGIKNEKKGLIEMIGATFIWGSTPLMSIYSSLPSGVFVFFRVLFAFPFILYFAVRRTGIREFLKLRPFWPLLISGIALGVNWVFFFWAFDYADVATVVTIYYAGPVISLILAAVFLKEEINVFIVIAAVLAFVGVIVSNGGVSLSKGAFIALLAAVSYGALGFFSKIATMHHRAAAVTAWQIIISVFITAPFLFLSDWRLSVQAIVIAFITGTVHTALALFLWYDALNYIKVSIASVLQYLDIVFAMVLAFLFLGQVPNLNQLIGAVLISFAGVLSTFKIKKS from the coding sequence ATGGAGAATGGAAAATTTAGAAAAAACTCTGAAAAATTGATAAATATTTCAGGGATAAAGAATGAAAAAAAAGGCCTTATTGAAATGATAGGGGCGACGTTTATATGGGGATCTACGCCTCTTATGTCGATATATTCATCTCTTCCCAGCGGGGTGTTTGTGTTTTTCAGGGTCTTGTTTGCGTTTCCTTTTATACTCTATTTTGCCGTCAGGCGCACCGGAATAAGGGAATTTTTGAAGCTGCGTCCGTTTTGGCCCCTGCTTATCAGCGGAATTGCGCTTGGGGTTAACTGGGTGTTTTTTTTCTGGGCGTTTGATTATGCGGACGTGGCGACTGTGGTTACTATTTATTATGCGGGGCCTGTTATATCTTTGATTTTGGCGGCTGTTTTTTTAAAAGAGGAGATTAACGTTTTTATAGTAATTGCGGCTGTTTTGGCTTTTGTAGGGGTGATTGTGAGTAACGGGGGAGTCAGTTTAAGCAAGGGTGCTTTTATAGCGCTTTTGGCGGCGGTAAGTTACGGAGCTCTCGGGTTTTTTTCCAAAATAGCCACAATGCACCACAGAGCAGCCGCCGTGACGGCATGGCAGATAATAATTTCTGTTTTTATAACGGCTCCTTTTTTGTTTTTGAGTGACTGGCGTTTGAGTGTTCAGGCGATAGTAATAGCGTTTATTACGGGTACGGTGCATACGGCGCTTGCGCTTTTTTTATGGTATGACGCTCTTAATTACATAAAAGTCTCAATCGCATCCGTTTTACAGTATCTTGATATAGTGTTTGCAATGGTTTTGGCGTTTTTGTTTTTGGGGCAGGTTCCGAATCTCAATCAGCTGATCGGGGCTGTATTAATTTCGTTTGCCGGGGTGCTCAGTACGTTTAAAATAAAAAAGAGTTAA
- a CDS encoding TRAP transporter substrate-binding protein produces the protein MLKKISAMLVTAGALLASTMTLDMNCVYGPNNFHTKGAETFAKLVEKYSNGTIKIRVHAGNALVKGNPLKAVKNGVVPISDMFLPFTSGGGKVFGISALPFIAKSYDDAYRLYELSKPAYQKVCRKWNQKLLYAVSWPPSGLYTKWAVKSLKDFKGIKARTYDKNSAKFIQLAGGSAVALPWAEVYSALRTGLVNAVVTSSVSGKDGKFWEVLSHFTKINYAYPLQGVSINLDYWNAMTPAQKKAIMRAARETEEMQWKVSKEEDAKALKTLQAHGMVVEDATPTLKKELDGIAEKMLNDYLKDAPKDVKEIFKKYRQ, from the coding sequence ATGTTAAAGAAAATTTCAGCAATGCTGGTGACTGCAGGCGCACTGCTTGCATCAACAATGACACTGGATATGAACTGTGTTTACGGACCTAACAACTTCCATACAAAAGGTGCCGAAACGTTTGCGAAGTTGGTTGAAAAATATTCAAACGGAACGATCAAAATAAGGGTTCATGCCGGAAACGCCCTTGTTAAAGGCAATCCTTTAAAAGCGGTAAAAAACGGTGTTGTGCCTATTAGTGATATGTTTTTGCCGTTTACTTCGGGCGGGGGTAAAGTATTCGGTATTTCTGCGCTTCCGTTTATTGCAAAATCATATGACGACGCATACAGACTGTATGAACTCTCAAAACCAGCTTATCAGAAAGTTTGCAGAAAGTGGAATCAGAAACTTCTTTATGCGGTAAGCTGGCCTCCAAGCGGTCTGTATACGAAATGGGCGGTTAAAAGTCTTAAAGATTTCAAAGGCATTAAAGCTAGAACATACGACAAAAACTCCGCGAAATTTATTCAGCTTGCAGGCGGAAGTGCCGTGGCGCTTCCATGGGCTGAGGTTTATTCTGCTCTGAGAACAGGGCTTGTAAATGCCGTGGTTACTTCTTCGGTATCCGGAAAAGACGGTAAATTCTGGGAAGTTTTAAGCCATTTTACAAAAATCAACTACGCATATCCTCTTCAGGGAGTGAGTATCAATCTTGATTACTGGAACGCAATGACTCCGGCTCAGAAAAAAGCTATAATGAGAGCCGCAAGAGAAACTGAGGAGATGCAATGGAAAGTTTCCAAAGAAGAGGACGCAAAAGCGCTTAAAACACTTCAGGCTCACGGAATGGTTGTTGAAGACGCAACGCCTACTCTTAAAAAAGAGCTTGACGGTATTGCCGAAAAAATGTTGAACGACTATCTTAAAGACGCACCAAAAGACGTAAAAGAAATCTTTAAAAAATACAGACAATGA
- a CDS encoding TRAP transporter small permease subunit, translating to MKKIIKFFEKLLDLGAFFSSIAFILLTGLILVEIFSRAIFNHSTMIVDEYSGYFYLAYVFLGLGYTFKENGHIRITIIYSKMPKKIRKIMDFVAGSIALAVVGFIFYRSILLCWESYSYDMVSESVSETPLYLTQIPMVVGLFIFMLSIIGFLIKVVNDK from the coding sequence ATGAAAAAAATAATTAAATTTTTTGAAAAGCTCTTGGATCTGGGGGCTTTTTTCTCTTCCATAGCTTTTATACTGTTAACGGGACTAATACTTGTGGAGATATTCTCACGTGCAATATTTAACCACTCTACAATGATTGTGGATGAGTACAGCGGTTATTTTTATCTGGCTTACGTGTTTTTAGGGCTTGGATACACCTTTAAAGAAAACGGCCATATAAGAATAACCATTATTTATTCCAAGATGCCTAAAAAAATAAGAAAAATTATGGATTTTGTTGCGGGAAGTATCGCACTGGCGGTGGTGGGATTTATATTTTACCGCTCGATTCTTTTATGTTGGGAATCATACAGTTACGATATGGTAAGCGAGAGTGTGAGTGAGACTCCGTTATATCTTACTCAGATACCTATGGTGGTGGGGCTTTTTATTTTTATGCTTTCGATTATAGGATTTTTAATAAAGGTTGTAAATGATAAGTGA
- a CDS encoding TRAP transporter large permease codes for MISDPLVLTAVLVVVMFAFLLMGVWIAISLIVTGIVGMLIFKLNLPPVISIWDKIGSLLASSMYDTLNSWSLAALPMFIFMGELLFRSDISTKLFNGLIPWFNKIPGKLLHINVAASSLFAAVSGSSAATTATVGKITLEELKKRGYDKKLAIGSLAGSGTLGFLIPPSLIMIIYGVLADVSIGKLFIGGILPGLLLASAYSAYIIIISKIKKNVTPKAEKEYTWADRIRAIKELIPVFLLVALVLGSIYAGFATPTEAAALGVLGSLLLSIYFKTLTWDVFKTSMLNSIKTTVMISFIIAGAGFLSQVVEYLGIARAVSEWIASMHLSPYMLILVIGIMYIILGMILDGISIVVMTLPIVLPVIIHAGFDPLWFGIFLVLMVELSQITPPVGFSLFVIQDISGEKIDYILKATFPFFVIMILIVAVITLFPEIALYLPRTMIK; via the coding sequence ATGATAAGTGATCCTTTGGTACTCACGGCGGTACTTGTCGTTGTGATGTTTGCGTTTTTGCTTATGGGTGTGTGGATAGCGATATCGTTGATCGTAACGGGAATAGTGGGGATGCTGATTTTTAAACTTAATCTTCCTCCTGTTATCAGTATCTGGGATAAAATCGGCTCGCTTCTTGCGAGTTCGATGTATGATACGCTTAATTCCTGGTCTTTGGCGGCTCTTCCGATGTTTATTTTTATGGGAGAGCTTTTATTCAGAAGCGATATTTCCACCAAACTGTTTAACGGACTGATCCCATGGTTTAATAAAATTCCGGGAAAACTTCTTCATATAAACGTGGCGGCGTCTTCACTTTTTGCCGCCGTTTCAGGCTCATCCGCCGCTACTACCGCAACTGTCGGGAAAATCACCTTAGAAGAGCTTAAAAAAAGAGGTTATGACAAAAAACTGGCAATAGGGTCTCTTGCCGGAAGCGGGACACTCGGGTTTTTGATACCGCCGAGTTTAATTATGATTATTTACGGGGTTTTGGCGGATGTATCCATCGGTAAGCTCTTTATCGGAGGGATTTTGCCGGGACTGTTGCTTGCGAGTGCATATTCTGCGTATATTATAATCATTTCCAAAATTAAAAAAAACGTAACCCCCAAAGCCGAAAAAGAGTATACCTGGGCTGACAGGATAAGGGCTATTAAAGAGCTGATACCCGTTTTTTTGCTTGTGGCTCTGGTGCTTGGAAGTATATATGCAGGATTTGCAACTCCTACAGAAGCCGCGGCTCTTGGTGTTCTTGGGAGTTTGCTTTTATCAATTTATTTTAAAACGCTTACGTGGGATGTTTTTAAAACCTCAATGCTAAATTCGATTAAAACCACGGTGATGATAAGTTTTATTATAGCTGGAGCCGGGTTTCTCTCGCAGGTGGTGGAATATTTGGGAATTGCAAGGGCGGTCAGTGAATGGATAGCCTCAATGCACCTCAGTCCTTATATGCTGATTTTGGTAATAGGCATTATGTATATAATTTTAGGGATGATACTTGACGGAATTTCCATTGTGGTTATGACGCTGCCGATTGTGCTTCCTGTTATAATTCATGCGGGGTTTGATCCTCTGTGGTTCGGGATATTTCTGGTGCTTATGGTTGAACTTTCGCAGATTACTCCGCCTGTGGGGTTTTCACTTTTTGTAATACAGGATATTTCCGGTGAAAAAATCGACTATATTCTTAAAGCAACCTTTCCGTTTTTTGTTATAATGATTTTAATAGTAGCGGTAATTACACTGTTTCCTGAAATAGCACTATATCTGCCAAGGACGATGATAAAATGA
- a CDS encoding 5-oxoprolinase subunit PxpA, which produces MIKLNADLGESFGHYRLGMDEEIMPLIDMANIACGFHAGDPIIMDKTVLLAKNSGVEIGAHPGYPDLLGFGRRSMKCSAMEIENYIIYQAGALDAFCKKHKTDIKYIKPHGALYNDMMGDAEVFRAVLNAAAGLNLPVMILSSSKNEEYEKIAHEFGVKLIYEVFADRNYTDEGFLVPRTRENAVISDKNEILERVLMFKEGYILSENKKVLNLKVDTICVHGDNEKALEIIKAVREVL; this is translated from the coding sequence ATGATTAAATTAAACGCTGATCTGGGTGAGAGTTTCGGACATTACAGACTCGGAATGGATGAGGAAATTATGCCTCTTATCGATATGGCCAATATCGCGTGCGGGTTTCATGCGGGAGATCCGATTATTATGGATAAAACCGTGCTTCTGGCTAAAAACAGCGGTGTAGAAATCGGTGCACACCCTGGATATCCGGATCTTTTGGGATTTGGAAGACGCAGTATGAAATGCTCCGCAATGGAGATTGAAAATTATATAATTTATCAGGCGGGAGCGCTTGATGCGTTTTGTAAAAAACACAAAACGGATATTAAATACATAAAACCCCACGGTGCTCTTTATAACGATATGATGGGGGATGCGGAAGTTTTCAGGGCTGTACTAAACGCAGCGGCCGGGCTGAATTTGCCCGTTATGATTCTTAGCAGTTCCAAAAATGAAGAATATGAAAAAATAGCACACGAATTCGGTGTTAAACTCATTTACGAAGTATTTGCGGACAGAAACTATACGGATGAAGGGTTTTTGGTGCCAAGAACCAGAGAAAATGCCGTGATAAGTGACAAAAACGAGATCCTTGAGAGGGTTTTGATGTTTAAAGAGGGGTATATTTTAAGCGAAAACAAAAAGGTTTTGAATCTAAAGGTAGACACTATCTGTGTACACGGGGACAATGAAAAGGCGCTTGAAATAATAAAAGCCGTAAGAGAAGTTTTATGA
- a CDS encoding 5-oxoprolinase subunit B family protein: protein MKFKVAGVDSLIIEFGEVISPETHRLVMKNYEILKPHFLEVTPSYTTVLVKYGIDRTYEDALESIKSMLVKDVQEEICFSEPVIIPAFYDESVGYDLKRVAEYHKISIKEVIKRHSSKIYDVYAIGFLPGFAYMGIVDIPTPRIPPRSEVAKGSVGIAGEQTGIYPMKSPGGWNIIARTYKEMFSEKIEGFSLLKVGDRVKFEPVSRAEFINRGGEID, encoded by the coding sequence ATGAAGTTTAAAGTAGCGGGGGTTGACAGTTTAATTATTGAATTCGGAGAAGTTATTTCACCTGAGACACACAGGCTTGTAATGAAAAATTATGAAATATTAAAGCCTCATTTTTTGGAAGTAACCCCATCATACACGACTGTTTTGGTTAAGTACGGAATAGACAGAACGTATGAAGACGCTCTTGAGAGTATAAAAAGTATGCTTGTAAAAGACGTACAGGAGGAAATCTGTTTTTCAGAACCGGTTATAATACCGGCGTTTTATGACGAAAGTGTGGGTTATGATTTAAAAAGGGTGGCGGAGTATCACAAAATAAGTATTAAAGAAGTAATAAAACGACACTCCTCAAAAATATACGACGTTTACGCGATAGGATTTTTGCCGGGTTTTGCGTATATGGGGATTGTGGATATTCCGACCCCCCGCATTCCGCCAAGAAGCGAAGTTGCCAAAGGTTCTGTAGGAATCGCCGGTGAGCAGACGGGTATTTATCCTATGAAGAGCCCGGGAGGCTGGAATATAATTGCAAGGACTTATAAAGAGATGTTCAGCGAAAAGATTGAGGGTTTTTCACTGCTTAAAGTAGGAGACAGGGTCAAATTCGAGCCTGTAAGCAGGGCTGAATTTATCAATAGAGGCGGCGAAATTGATTAG
- a CDS encoding biotin-dependent carboxyltransferase family protein, translating into MIKSGFLSTVQDMGRAGYTDIGLTHSGAMDEFSYLLANALLGDKEKACVEITFGNFEFEAMRDFSAAVCGIDGEIEINSQKYKINRTFKLKKGDIVKIKPLKKGNFVYFCVKNGFDAKKKYGSCSVSVREKILEPLKDGDVLNLKAPEVIPNRYSKLSVDVPDVLELRIVLGHQKDLFNTEEFFKSEFELKSINRQGAVLKGGVKPEKGDIISEGISFGTVQVPASGDPIVLLKEHQTIGGYPKIGNVLPVDCFRLSQFRRGKIRFKEIDLESAKKEVIEFYSFFKKLRFSFVEMYH; encoded by the coding sequence GTGATAAAAAGCGGCTTTTTAAGCACCGTACAGGATATGGGAAGAGCCGGATATACCGATATAGGGCTTACTCACAGTGGGGCGATGGACGAATTTTCGTATCTTTTGGCAAACGCCCTTTTGGGAGACAAGGAAAAGGCGTGTGTAGAAATAACGTTTGGCAATTTCGAGTTTGAGGCTATGAGGGATTTTTCGGCGGCTGTTTGCGGAATTGACGGGGAGATTGAGATAAATTCGCAAAAATATAAAATAAACAGAACCTTTAAACTCAAAAAAGGCGACATAGTAAAAATAAAACCTTTAAAAAAAGGAAATTTCGTATACTTTTGCGTAAAAAACGGTTTTGACGCGAAAAAAAAATACGGAAGCTGCAGTGTCAGCGTACGTGAAAAGATCTTAGAGCCATTAAAAGACGGGGATGTTTTAAACCTTAAAGCTCCCGAGGTTATTCCCAACAGATATTCAAAACTCTCTGTTGACGTGCCGGATGTTTTGGAACTTAGGATTGTTCTCGGGCATCAAAAAGATCTTTTTAACACGGAAGAGTTTTTTAAAAGCGAGTTTGAGCTAAAATCGATCAACCGCCAGGGAGCCGTTTTAAAAGGCGGTGTAAAACCCGAAAAAGGCGATATCATCTCGGAAGGTATAAGTTTCGGAACCGTTCAGGTTCCGGCAAGCGGAGATCCTATCGTGCTTTTAAAAGAGCATCAGACAATCGGAGGGTACCCTAAAATCGGAAACGTTTTGCCGGTTGACTGTTTCAGGCTCTCGCAGTTTAGAAGAGGAAAAATCAGATTTAAAGAAATAGATCTTGAGAGCGCAAAAAAAGAGGTGATTGAGTTTTATTCGTTTTTTAAAAAACTGAGGTTTTCGTTTGTGGAGATGTACCACTAA
- a CDS encoding transglycosylase domain-containing protein codes for MFKKIFTFFLILGFFVTLGVLGYFIYLYNSTRFASEKIIYYNPPLSAKFYDRNGKLLAIKYKNENRFYVKYDDIPGRLIETLIATEDTSFFEHEGINFNAILRALIKDIKAGKKVEGASTITQQLVRNIYLNRKKTIERKLKEMIISMKVEHFLSKEDILERYLNQIYFGHGYYGIATAAYGYFHKNLKDLTLKETAMLIALPKGPSLYDPTKNYDLNIKRADRIIKRMYILGWISPSEYKQAILERPIVYKKMIQNQAPYAVDTAIMRLLPKYKDLFTRGYDIYLTIDLPTQKIAQKTIKWNKERVLKLNPELNVTQLNGAMININPQTGEVMAIVGGADYEKSKFNRAVQSRRSVGSSIKPFIYQIALNIGYNPASLIPDISRTFKIPSDTPEEDKYWKPKNYEKNTLGLITLREALVHSRNLATINLVLSMGLDTVLKEMYNFGFDKLPNNLSIALGSVGESMWKFSELYTIFSNYGTKSKVHIVKKIIIPRENITITTEQKHEYIEPDYQAYLIVNILQDVVKKGTGRNARVRGIEIAGKTGTTNDFRDAWFCGFTPNSETLVWFGNDDSSSLGKRMSGGRVSAPAFAYFYKNLLQIHPELIRKFKIPKGVKTYEINGHKELFTTQSPPPKQETYVPVF; via the coding sequence TTGTTTAAAAAAATATTTACTTTTTTTCTGATTTTAGGTTTTTTTGTAACTCTTGGAGTACTCGGTTATTTTATATACCTGTATAACTCCACACGTTTTGCAAGTGAAAAAATCATATACTACAACCCTCCTCTCAGTGCCAAATTTTACGACAGAAACGGAAAACTGTTAGCCATAAAATACAAAAACGAAAACCGCTTTTACGTAAAATACGATGATATTCCCGGGCGTCTCATAGAAACATTAATAGCCACTGAAGACACATCGTTTTTCGAACATGAAGGAATAAACTTCAACGCAATATTAAGAGCTCTCATCAAAGACATCAAAGCCGGTAAAAAAGTCGAAGGTGCTTCCACAATCACACAGCAGCTTGTAAGAAACATCTATCTAAACCGAAAAAAAACTATTGAAAGAAAACTCAAAGAAATGATAATTTCAATGAAAGTGGAACATTTCCTTAGTAAAGAAGACATACTTGAAAGATATTTAAATCAAATTTATTTTGGTCACGGTTATTATGGAATTGCTACAGCTGCATATGGATATTTTCATAAAAATCTAAAAGACCTGACACTGAAAGAAACAGCAATGTTAATAGCCCTCCCAAAAGGCCCTTCATTATATGATCCAACAAAAAATTACGATCTGAATATCAAAAGAGCCGACAGAATTATAAAAAGAATGTACATATTAGGATGGATTTCCCCGAGCGAATACAAACAGGCGATTTTAGAACGTCCTATAGTTTATAAAAAAATGATTCAAAACCAGGCGCCGTACGCGGTGGATACGGCGATAATGAGACTCCTTCCGAAATACAAAGACCTGTTTACAAGAGGGTATGATATTTACTTAACCATAGATCTTCCTACCCAAAAAATAGCCCAAAAAACAATCAAATGGAATAAAGAAAGGGTACTTAAACTAAATCCCGAACTAAACGTAACGCAGCTTAACGGAGCAATGATAAACATCAACCCTCAAACCGGAGAGGTTATGGCAATCGTGGGCGGCGCCGATTATGAAAAAAGCAAATTCAACCGTGCCGTTCAGTCAAGAAGAAGCGTGGGAAGTTCGATAAAACCTTTTATTTACCAAATAGCACTAAACATCGGTTACAACCCGGCAAGCCTTATCCCGGATATCAGCCGTACGTTTAAAATCCCGAGCGACACACCAGAAGAAGATAAATACTGGAAGCCTAAAAACTATGAGAAAAACACTTTGGGTCTTATTACGCTTCGTGAAGCACTCGTACATTCAAGAAACTTGGCTACTATCAATTTAGTCTTATCAATGGGACTTGATACGGTACTTAAAGAGATGTACAATTTCGGTTTTGACAAACTTCCGAACAACCTAAGCATCGCTCTTGGAAGTGTGGGTGAGAGCATGTGGAAATTCAGCGAACTTTATACGATATTCAGCAATTACGGAACAAAAAGCAAAGTGCATATTGTTAAAAAAATAATAATACCAAGAGAAAACATCACAATAACAACCGAACAGAAACACGAATACATAGAACCGGATTATCAGGCATACTTAATCGTAAACATCCTCCAAGACGTTGTAAAAAAAGGTACCGGTAGAAACGCAAGGGTCAGAGGAATAGAAATAGCCGGTAAAACGGGTACTACAAACGATTTCAGGGATGCGTGGTTTTGCGGGTTTACGCCAAACAGCGAAACACTTGTATGGTTTGGAAACGACGACTCGAGTTCACTTGGAAAAAGAATGTCGGGTGGTAGGGTTTCGGCTCCCGCGTTTGCATACTTTTACAAAAACCTGCTTCAGATACACCCTGAACTTATCAGAAAATTCAAAATCCCTAAAGGCGTAAAAACATACGAAATAAACGGACATAAAGAGCTTTTCACAACTCAGTCGCCGCCGCCTAAACAGGAGACTTACGTACCCGTTTTTTAG